The Deinococcus misasensis DSM 22328 DNA segment ACCAATTGCAGCACCTCCAACTGGTGGCTGAGGTCCAGATAGGTGGTCGGTTCATCCAGCAACAGCAAAGGGGTGCCTTGAGCCAGACTCATGGCGATCCATGCCCGTTGCCTCTGGCCCCCCGAGAGGTTTTCCAGAGGGGTCTTGGCAAAAATGGTCATGCCGGTCTGGGCGATGGCCCACTGCACCAGTTCCTGATCTTCTTTGCTTCGACCAGAGAGCAGTTTCTGGTGGGGGTGCCTGCCAAACCACACCAGTTCTTCCACGGTCAGACCTTCAGGCGCGGTGGGGCTCTGGGGCAGGATGGCGAGTTTCTGGGCGACCTGTTTGGTGGGCAGTTTCTGGATGTCTTTGCCGTCCAGCAGCACACTGCCTTTTTGCGGAGGCAACAGGCGGGCCAGCGATTTGAGCAGGGTGCTTTTTCCGCTGCCGTTGGGTCCAATCAGGCTGATGACCCCCCCAGAACGGAGGTCCACCGAGAGGTCTTCGATGATGGCTTTGTTGCCGTAAGACAGGTGCAGGTTTTTGGTGCTGAGGTCGCTCAAGGGAGGTGTCCTTTATTTGCTGTCAAAGATGCGGTTCAGGTCATCAAGCACCTTGTTGGCAGCAAGAATGCCGATGCCCAGGAACCAGTGGTCGTCGTTGACTTCTCTGACCCGGCCATTTTTCACCGCAGAGAGGTTTTTCCAGAGGGGGCTTTGCAGGTAATCTTTCATGGAGGTGGCTTCCTGTGGGCCGTAAGCACTGTAGAAAAGGTACTGTCCGTCCATCAGGGGAATGCTTTCCGGGGTGGCCACGTCCATGAATCCAGCTTTGTTCTGGCTTTTGGGACGGGGCAACTTCACATCACTCAGGATGGTCCCGATGAAGTTGTCTTTCAGCATGATGCGGGTCTGACCGGGCACAAAACGCACAATGCTGATGGTGGTTTGCACCCGTGCTTTTTTGAGCTGGCTCTGGATTTGCAAAATGCGCTGGTTGTACTTGTTCATCAGCAACTGGTACTGTTTCATTTTCCCGAGCGCCTGCGCATTCAGTTTGAGGTTGTCTTTCCAGACCACCCCCACGGTTTCGGCCATCACCGTGGGGGCAATTCTGGAAAGCTGGTTGTAGATGGCCCCATGGCGAAGTTTGCTGCTCAGGATCAGGTCGGGCTTGAGGGCCAGGATTTTTTCCAGGTTGGGTTCGGCAATGGTGCCCACAGCAACGATGCCGTCTGTGCGGTCTTTCAGGTAGGAAGGAAAGCCACCCACCGCTTGCACCGCACCCACAGGTTTGATGCCAAGGGCCAGAGCACTGTCCAGTTCTCCGGTGTCCAGCACCACCAGACGTTTGACACTCTGGGGCACGCAGGTTTCACCCATGGCATGCTGGATCAAACGACCAGAGCAGGTCTGGGCCTGAGCAATGGAAAGCAGGGACAGGGCGACAAGGGCAAAGGGTTTTTTCATTTTCAGATCTCCTCAGCGGTTTTTCTTCAGCAGGTACAGGAAGTAAGGGGCACCGATCAAAGTCGTGAGCAGACCTGCTGGAATCTCGATGGGGGGCAAAATGCTGCGCCCGAGGGTGTCTGCACCAATCACCAGCAGGGCACCCAGCAGCATGCTGACCGGCAAACTGTTCTGGTGTTGGGGTCCCACCATCAGGCGGGCCATGTGGGGGGCCACCAGACCCACAAACCCGAGCAGACCGGCTCCAGTTACGGCAGCAGCAGCGAGACCCACAGCCACCGTGAGCAGCAC contains these protein-coding regions:
- a CDS encoding ABC transporter substrate-binding protein — protein: MKKPFALVALSLLSIAQAQTCSGRLIQHAMGETCVPQSVKRLVVLDTGELDSALALGIKPVGAVQAVGGFPSYLKDRTDGIVAVGTIAEPNLEKILALKPDLILSSKLRHGAIYNQLSRIAPTVMAETVGVVWKDNLKLNAQALGKMKQYQLLMNKYNQRILQIQSQLKKARVQTTISIVRFVPGQTRIMLKDNFIGTILSDVKLPRPKSQNKAGFMDVATPESIPLMDGQYLFYSAYGPQEATSMKDYLQSPLWKNLSAVKNGRVREVNDDHWFLGIGILAANKVLDDLNRIFDSK
- a CDS encoding ABC transporter ATP-binding protein, whose amino-acid sequence is MSDLSTKNLHLSYGNKAIIEDLSVDLRSGGVISLIGPNGSGKSTLLKSLARLLPPQKGSVLLDGKDIQKLPTKQVAQKLAILPQSPTAPEGLTVEELVWFGRHPHQKLLSGRSKEDQELVQWAIAQTGMTIFAKTPLENLSGGQRQRAWIAMSLAQGTPLLLLDEPTTYLDLSHQLEVLQLVGRLNRDQSKTILMVLHDLNQAIRYSTQIVVVKDGKVHSQGDPAQIMTHQLLHEVFGLKAHIIEDPDTGKPHIIPYGISRMV